A window of the Gossypium hirsutum isolate 1008001.06 chromosome A05, Gossypium_hirsutum_v2.1, whole genome shotgun sequence genome harbors these coding sequences:
- the LOC107959624 gene encoding uncharacterized protein — protein sequence MMLDRRYRVAGEQISSFNPAYKIHNDCDGTGDIEFDFWSEREAWYYNSNNLDDVDVDGSEVEFQVEAACDGDSPSPLWGANKVNDASPLLPNNHFYSYISPTRRRQMIEEGRKELMEMIRNMPESSYELSLKDLVDKQNSSETVKEKVVLEEKGFRLETEIRTKKRTAKAKTGSLSRTASMETDRLLLKMFFPSHLSFKKKSMAENSSKVSPSPSCEGSEMPVDKQWWIKRIFIQRDHKNKEDSCKNSSKSRDAKGSSLPRCWPFFFSKKR from the exons ATGATGCTTGACCGCCGGTACAGAGTTGCCGGAGAACagatttcttcattcaatccgGCCTACAAGATTCATAATGACTGTGATGGAACAGGAGatattgaatttgatttctgGAGTGAGCGTGAAGCCTGGTATTACAACAGCAACAACTTGGATGATGTTGATGTTGATGGCAGTGAAGTTGAGTTCCAAGTTGAAGCAGCATGCGATGGGGATAGTCCCTCGCCTTTATGGGGAGCTAATAAGGTGAATGATGCTTCTCCTCTTCTTCCCAACAACCACTTTTACAGTTATATTTCTCCTACAAGACGGAGACAAATGATCGAAGAAGGTAGGAAAGAACTAATGGAGATGATCCGTAACATGCCTGAGTCTAGCTACGAGCTTTCGTTGAAAGATTTAGTTGATAAGCAAAATTCATCGGAGACGGTCAAAGAGAAAGTTGTTTTAGAAGAAAAAGGCTTTCGTTTGGAAACAGAGATTCGTACCAAGAAAAGAACGGCAAAGGCAAAGACTGGTTCATTATCCAGAACTGCTAGTATGGAAACTGATAGGCTCTTGTTAAAGATGTTTTTCCCAAGCCATTTGAGCTTCAAGAAGAAATCAATGGCTGAAAATAGCTCCAAGGTTTCCCCAAGTCCATCATGTGAGGGATCCGAGATGCCGGTCGATAAGCAGTGGTGGATTAAAAGGATTTTCATCCAAAGGGATCATAAGAACAAAGAAGATAGCTGCAAGAACAGCAGCAAAAGCAG GGATGCAAAAGGAAGTTCCTTGCCTCGTTGCTGGCCATTCTTCTTTTCCAAGAAAAGATAA